The DNA sequence GCTAAACCGAAAAGAGATCAAAAATCTGCATATCAGTGTGCTGCCGCCTGATGGATTTGTTCGTGTGTCTGCGCCTGAAAAAATGACAGAAACTGCTATTCGCATGGCGGTTATTTCCCGCATTCCTTGGATCAAAAAACAACAACAAGAATTTCTGAAGCAACCACGTCAATCTGATCGCGAAATGGTCAGTGGTGAGTCACATTACCTGTGGGGAAGACGTTACCGGTTAAATTTCAACGAAACCACGGGGCGTAATGAAGTGAAGGTGCAGGGAAGCAATAAGCTGATGCTCTGCATCAAGCCAGACACACCGATAGAGAAGAAAGCTGCATTGTTGAGCTCATTCTATCGTGCAGAACTTAAAGCTCGCACAGAAGCCATTCTGTCATCCTGGCTCCCTGTCATCGGTGTTAGCCCCAGTGATTGGGGTATCCGCAAAATGAAAACTAAGTGGGGTAGTTGTAATACCGCTTCTAAACGGATTAGCTTGAATCTGGAACTTGCTAAAAAACCGCCAGAATGTCTGGAATACATTCTGGTTCATGAACTCGTTCATCTGCTTGAACGGCATCATAACGAACGCTTCCGTAGCTATATGGATCAATTCCTGCCCGATTGGCGGGAAAGACGAGACCTGTTGAATAGCTTACCGCTTGCTTATGATCGGTGGGGGTATTGAACCTAAAAATTTACATAAAAAAAGCGGATAAATAGCCATTTGATGCTTTAAATCTATTTTTCCTTACATTGTTCTAGATATGATTATTCAAATGGCAACTGTCATTAGTCGCAGTTGGTTTCCTCTGTACTGAGTTAGTTACATCCATCGAGCCTTCACTGTTCATGAAGAAGAGCTACATTAAGACCCAAGGAGTAACAGCAAATTGTTTTGTGTTTCGTTCAATATAATCTAAGACGTATGGATACCAGATAGACATTAATCTATGAACCAAATGAATTTGCGCAAGAACTCAGATGTTCCGGTTATTAATACTGAGCCAGTAAAAAGGCTAACATCTCACCCGGCTTATAATTTATGGGGGTTATTGCCGATCAAGATTAGCCAGCTAATTCTGGCGCCGGGACAGCTGTTGTTTGGGAATGAGAAAAAAAAAGTTGTTATCCCGCTTGGTGAAATCCTCAGTTTACAATTAGCTCAAGGCTGGTTTTTTGCTTCGTTAGAAATCAAAACTGAAAATAAACGTTATCAAATCAAGGGGTTGCCGGGGAAGTCGTTAAGTGCTTTTATTATTGAAATACAGCGCATGGCGCTGGAGATACTTCAGCACAGTGACGAATGGCGTAGCCTTATGCAATCAGTTAAACGCTATAAAAGCGGGATGCACTACTTTTCTTCCCATGAGTGGCAAGCCTTGGGCTCCTTGTTACCGCTAAAACATCGGCTAAGAGAACTGGCGATCGATGAGACATTTATTGTCTTGGAAGGGAATAATCCAATTGCTCAATTAGCACTTTCCATATCAACCTGTGAAGTATCTGAATTTGCCCGCAAAGATTACAATCAGCAGGTGGTGCCCAAGCTATTGGGAAAATATGGTTCCTTTTTCGATACGATTGAATCTCAACCACTGAGCCAACCCCAACGACAAGCCTGCGTGACAGAAGAGGATCACACGTTGGTGGTTGCAGGAGCTGGCACTGGTAAGACTTCGACCATTATAGGCAAAGCCGGTTATTTGCTGCATTCTGGTTTGGCAGAACCGGATAATATATTGTTGCTTGCTTTTGGTAACAAAGCTGCTGGAGAGATGACTGAGCGAATTGCATTGCGTTTACCCGAGGCGCATGCCCGCATCAGAGCAACCACTTTTCATGCTTTTGGTAACCAGATTATGGCTGAAATACAGGGTAAAAAACCGACTTTGACGCGCTTTGCTGAACAGAAAGAGGAGTTACGCAAATTCATTGAAACGGTGATGGAACAGCAAATTATAGGAAACACAGATTATAAAACACAACTGATCAAGTACTTCGTTTGTTACAGCACACCCGGTCGCTGTGAGTATGATTTCGAGAACATAGAGGCATACTACGAATTCCTCGAAAGCTGCCGTCTAATCACTCTTAAAGGTGAATTCGTCAAAAGTGTGGGCGAGTTGCGCGTAGCTAATTACCTGCATTTGTATTCGGTACCTTACGAATATGAAGTCTCTTATGCCTTCAATACCGCTACAGTTGAGCGCCGACGATATAAACCAGACTTTTATCTACCAAATAGTCGGTTATATATTGAATATCTGGGACTTGACCGGAAGATGCGTACTGCTCCATTCGTCAATCAGACTGCTTATATAGAAGAATTGACTTGGAAGCGACATATTCATCAGCAATGTGGTACTCGTCTCGCTGAGCTTTACAGTTATCAATTGACTGAAGGGACATTAGAACAGGATTTACTGAGCATATTGGATGCTGCTAACGAACCGCTACAATTACGAGATATGGATATCTTACTGACTGAATTGAGAGAATCCTCTTTGTCACCATGGCAGGGCTTCATTGATTTGCTGCTACGATTTCTGGGGTTGTTTAAGGAAGGGCAGTTTACTTTTGATAATATCAATGAAAAATTCGGACGAGTCGATGTTGGACGTACACAAGCTTTTTTAACGTTGTTTAAACCAATATTTGATGCCTATGAGCAGCACCTGAAAGAACAGAGTGAAATGGATTTCAGCGATATGATCGCTAAAGCCACTCAAGCACTTCAGGATGGAAGATTCCAGCACCATTATAACTATGTATTGGTGGATGAGTTTCAGGATTTATCTGGAGGCCGGGGAAGATTGCTACAGGCCCTGCTTGAGAGCCGTCCTAATATGCGGTTATTTGCTGTGGGGGATGACTGGCAATCAATTTATCGTTTTAACGGTTCGGACCTTCGTTTTTTTACTCGCTTCGACCATAGATTCAAACCAGCTAAAATGCTGCCATTGGACAAAAGTTACCGCTTCAACAATCGTATTCATGAACTCAGTTCCATGTTTGTCACACGTAATCCGGAACAGCTGAAGAAGCAGATTGCTACCCATGTTCAGGTGGAATACCCCGCTGTGAGGTTGCTGGATATTCAAGAAATGAGAGAATCCATTCCGCCATCATTATCGAGAAGAGAACAAAAAGCCGAAGCTTATGCACTTCAGGTTAGGCGTGCTTTGAAATTGTGTAGTACTCGAGAGCAACGTCTGAATAAGAAGTCTAAAGCGTCTGTGATGTTGATTGGTCGCTACCGTGAGGAAAATATGTCCATCATGTCTGGGATAGATCTCAATATGTTGGGCAGAATGTTCCCAAAACTAGATATAAACTACCGGACTGCCCACGCCAGCAAAGGGCTGGAGGCAGACTATGTGATTATTCTAGGCTTAGAAAAAGATGGTTTTCCTTCTACACGCGAAAACGATGAATTGATCGATCTGTTGCTTCCAGAGCCAGAAACTTATGTATTTGCCGAGGAGCGACGACTTCTCTATGTGGCCATTACTCGTGCACGCCATTATGTATTTATGGTTTTTGACAGCCAGAATGCTTCGGAATTTGCTTTTGAGATTTCCAAAATGAGCAGTAAGTTCATTACCATGAGTGATAAAGCAGAAATAGGGCTATGGAATTGCCCAAGCTGTGAAAGTGGCTGGCTGTTGGCAAAAAATAGCCACTATGGCAGGAAGTTTTATATCTGTTCTCTTTCCCCTGCTTGTAACCATACGACCAACTCTTGCAAACAATGTGGTTCACCTTTATTGAATCATCCAGAGGTGTTGCGTATCTGTGCCAATGATGCGTGTCAAGATATCGAAGTCGGTTGTCACCGTTGCGGAATAGGTACAATGGTGTTACGAAAGAACAAAAACGGAGGAACTTTTTATGGTTGCAATCGTTACAGGCAGGAAGCTGCAGACTGTTGTTATGAAAGTATCACCAATGAAGAATATGAACGTAGATTGTTGTTAGCAACGAAGGTTACTGAGGCATGAGAATAAAGAATTAGATTTCTTGCAATTATCCAGAATATGTAAAGTTATAGGTGTGAGTGATCTTCACTTTATCTCTGTTTGAGTATCAAATTTTGTCTACTTCTAAATGCCGGGTGCTGATGGATATTACAAAGAATCCGCATATTAACTAATATGTAAACCCGGTAACTATGTGGCTATTAAACAATAGAAGAACAAGCCATCTGTAAACGTTTCAGGCCTGCTGGTTCAGATTTTCGCATGGATGTGTAAACTACTTGCTATTGTAGCTCTCAAAATTGGTGAGTTATCAGTTTGATGATGTGGCTGTTAAATAATTAATCAAACAACGTCTAAAATGACTCACGAAATTCAATGTGGTAACTTGTTGTTAATTAAAGAAATTATACTTTAATAGTTGCGGCCTCAGTGTTGATACCTTATAGATCATCTCATATGTTTTTAATTATGATGCTAGCACCATAGAGTCCTACTTCTGCTTTACCTATTGAATGTATGTTTGCAGTGAGGTTTTCAATCTTTATAGAGCGTAATTTTGATGCTATATCTCTTGGGATAAAGCCAATGCAGCCATCTCTAGTAATAACTTTGATTGCATTGTTATCGTGTGGGTTGTTTGAGTCTCTAATCAGAGATACATGTGAACTGGTTTTTGTGTGCTGTAGTATTTGTTGTCTAGATGTTCCATCGTCATTTTGGTAGCTTACGCCGTTTATTTTAATTGGTGTTCCAATTAGCTCCTTTGGCAATAAACCCATTATTTCAGTGGAGTCTAATGAAGCAAATGTTTTATTTGTTTCTATTTTTTCTTGCTGTATACGGAATGGTGAAGTAATCCCGTAATTAAAGTAATTTGATAATGCCGGTTTTTTGGTTGAATCAATTAGCGCTTTTAGTGTTTTATTTTCTTCATTAATCTTGTCAAGTTTTTTGTGTAAGCGTTCTTTTTCTTTGTTTTGCTCTTCTGTGTATTTTTTTAGTTCAAATTCGGCGCTATTTTTATCTTTTTTTAGTTGTACTGAGTTTCTCGTTAGATTGTCTATTAATGTCTGTTGCTGATCTAATTTGTGATGAAGGTTAATATAATCAGTAGAATAGTCAAAGTTGTTTTTTTGTTCTAGACATTCAAATTTATCTGAAAAGAAAAGGCTATAGTCTAGCTGTTTTTGCTCTAATTCATTCAATTTATCCATGAGTTTTGTGTTTTTTTTACTTAATGCTTCTTTCTCTGATGCTACAATATTAAATGCGCTTATATATTCATTTCTAATCTTTTTTTGTTTGTCGATATCTTGATTGGCTGATTGATTTAAAGCGTCTAATCCTTTTTTTAGAGTTTCATTTGAACGATTACTTATGCTTAGTTTTATTGTTAATTCGGAAATCTTATTGCTACTTTTAGCGATCGCGGATTCGAGCTCAATTAGTTTTGATTTTAGGATTGTATTTTCTGACTCTAATTCGACTAAATTAGATTTTAGATCTATGTTTTTAGATTCTAAAGTGGTTATTTTTTCCTCATATTTTTTTGACTTAAATAGCAGGAACATACATACCTCTATGTGTTTTTATCTTTTGCTATTGTGCTTTTATTTATATATTGGCTAACAGCATTTAAATGCTGGGTAGCATCCGGTTTATCCAATACAGCCATACCAATCACCTGACGCGCATATAAATTCATAACGACAGACAGATAAATCCAGCATTATGTGATGTCACCATTCCAAACCTAGTTGTATCATTGTCATCTGCATCTGTCATATGACCGGTAGACGACATATGACTCATATCTCATAATTGTTGGTCAGGGAGTAACGTAATTGTCTTATCAGCCACCGTTTCAGCTTACGCATACCATGACCCGCAAGGTTGCCAATATTGGTGAATTAATCGGTATATGGAAAGCTGTGAATCAGCATCAGTTGGTGGTTGAGTTACAGCGAAGTAATCGAATCAAAACCATTCATGCTTCGTTGGCTGTCGAACAAAACGCATTAACTCTGGAACAGGTCACTGCTGTTATTGAAGGTAAAACGGTGCTGGGGTTGCCAAAGGAGATTCAGGAAGTCCGAAATGCTTTCCGGGCATATGAAACTCTGGATCAGTGGAGCCCATATAAACTGGACGATATGCTGGCGGCGCATGCCGTACTTATGTTCGGACTGGTTGATGATGCTGGTCATTGGCGCAGCACGGGGGCGGGGATCTATCGCGGGGATAGGTTAGTGCATATGGCACCACCACAAAGTCAGGTGCCTCGTCTTATGGCTGATTTATTTGATTGGCTCAAAAACAGTGATGCTCATCCGTTGATTGCTTCCGCAGCATTCCATTATGAATTCGAATTTATTCATCCATTTAGTGATGGTAATGGGCGGATAGGGCGTTTATGGCAAACGCTGCTCCTGAGTCATTGGCAACCGATGCTGGCATACCTTCCTGTTGAAACAGTTATCAAGCACAGACAGCAGGATTACTACCAACTACTGACTGAATCTGATCAGAAAAGTGACTGCTCAGCGTTTATTGAATTTCTCCTACAGGCAATAGAAGACAGTTTACTGGAAGCAATCAGCATACAACCAGATGTCGTGTTGGAAAAAACGCGGGTAGAAACGCAGGTAAAAACACCAGAACAGATCCTGTTGTTGTTACAGCAAAACCCTCACATGACACTTTCAGAGATGGCAGTCGTTATTGGCAAATCAGTCAGTACCGTTGAGCGAGCGGTAGCTAAACTGAAAAAACAAAACAGGCTGGCTTATCATGGGCCGAAAAAAGGCGGATATTGGATGTGCCAATAGCATTATCCAAGACCTTGCACTTTGTTTTGTAAATCTCATGGAGCAGGAATAAATTAGCGAACAGTATACGGTGGACTGAAAGATATTTATTTGGTTTGTGTATCTATCTTGACTGCTTTCCTGCAGGTTTTCGCTTCACATAATTTAGCTCGAGCTTTTCTGCTAATCGTCGAGCCTTTGCTTCTCGGTGGAGTACGTATAGATGCGTTTTCCAGTGTTGTAAGCGGGCATTGATGACCTCTGGATTAGTTATCAATGCGTGTCCGAAAAAGTGGGTGAAGTCCATACGCCATCCTTTGAATGCAGCATGGTGCACAAATATCTATCCGAACGTTGTGATAGTGGGATATCGTCCGCACAACCGCCGCGGAATGACAGAAGATGGAATTTCTTGTCAGGCTATAACCACTTGGTTTTTGCCTTCTTCTTTTGCGTGATATAGCGCTTTATCTGCCTCGGATAACAACGATTCTTCATTTTTTATTGATGTGACGTTATCTGTAGTGGATATGCCCATACTCACTGTTACAGAAAACGCCTCATCCCCAGAACCAAGTTTAAGTCTTGATATGGCATGACGAATACGCTCCGCTACAATCATCGCTCCGGTCGCATCGGTATCATCTAAAACGATCAGAAACTCTTTTCCACCGTAACGACCGACGTTGTCATATTTCCGGAGATGATGGACCATTGTTTTAGCAACCTGCTGCAGTACAGCGTCGCTCACAATATGACCGTATATATCACTAATGGCCTTGAAGTTATCTACATCGACCATGATCACGGACACAGGCTTTTTCTTACGAACACCTGCATGTAGATTTTTCCCCAGGAACTCCATGATAGTTCCGCGGTGATAAACACCGGTCAACGAGTCACGACAGGCCTGCTCCCTGAGTAAGGCCGTTGCGTCGGCCAGCCTATGGTTGAGCTCGTATACTTGCTGATAAAGGCGGGCTCTCTCAATAAGAAGCGACACTTGCTGAGCGATATAAACAAATATTTTCTGATGTATATCACGATAGGTGTTCTTTTCCAGGCTGGAGAAGAAAATAAATCCAATGGTTTTTTCGTTAGCAACCAGAGGGCAGGTCAGGCTTGATTGCGCCCCCTCAGCGACCATCAACCTAGTTGAATTTGATTTGGGATGATCAGCCAGATATTCCTCTAAATCATTAAGGATCCTGGGTTGTTGTGTCTGCAGAATGAGTTCCAAACTACTGCCAGCCAGTGGAGCGGAGAACCCTCGGGTGAGTTTGATTCTTTCTTGATAATTAGTTTTTACCCAATGAGTTATGACTTCTTTGCCATCATCGGATATCAGCGCACATCCGATCCGGTCATAAGGTATCACTTCCTGAAAGGCATGATAGATCTGGTCAATAATGTCAGAGAGGAGACTGCCCTTGCTGATCTCAGTGGATATTTCATGAAGCTTATTAATTTCTCGAAACCGTTGATCAATCCACGCGCTAAGCTCTATCAGGTCATTTTCGAAATCACGTAAATGGCTATCAATGGTGGTGTCAGGGAAGGAGATAAAAAAATCACCGTCTTTCATCTTCCTGATTGCGTTTTTGTATAAGGTTAAGCGATCGTCTGGTGGCATCATCTAAAATCCTTTTCATGGCGTTTAGAGTGTAACTCATTGGATTTTTTATGAAAAAATATACCGCATGACGCATTCTATGATGATCGGTGGTAGTAAGACTTGAATGCATCTTAAAGATATAAGGTAGGTGATGGCATGGATAGAGGCAACGAATTTCTCAATTAAGAATGATCAAAGTCAATAATTAACTTCATATCTCCTCTTGGCAAGATAAGTACATATACGCATACACACACAGCAAGGGTTGAAGGAAAAATGAAGAAATTTTTATACTTTCTTTATATCTAACCTCTGTATTTTTATCCAGAATTTACACCTGGTTATCTATCCTTACAGTGACACAACTAATAGCCATGGCGTAAACATCTTACTTTTTAGATGTTATGTCGTTTCTTGTCTGTAAGGAGATTTCTCATGGCCTTTGTATTATGGCTGGCCGGCTTCATGGCTGCGGCTGTATTTGTCTATCTGGTTTATGCATTGATCCGGGCTGAGGAGTTCTGACATGTTCAGTTCAGGCGTAGCGTTACTAACCAGTTATATGCTGGTGTTATTATTGTTGGCGTGGCCATTGGGTATTGCATTAACCCGCTTGGTTGACGACCGTTTGCCGTTATGGCTGATTCGTGTTGAGTCGCACATAAAATTTTTAGAAAACAGTCAGATGAAGTGGCAAACCTATGCTGCTGCCATTCTGGTTTTTAACCTGCTTGGTGCTGCCCTTCTGTTTTTGCTGATGCTGTTCCAGGGCTCTTTACCTTTGAACCCCCTGCATTTGCCTGATGTGTCGCCGCTTCTGGCCATGAATACAGCAATCAGTTTTATTACTAATACTAACTGGCAGGCTTATGCCGGTGAAACAACGTTATCTCCGTTAAGCCAGATGTTGGGCCTGACCGTGCATAATTTTCTTTCTGCCGCCAATGGTATTGCGGTGGCCTTTGTTCTGATGCGGGCATTAACCCGAACAGGATCACAACAGCTAGGCAATGCCTGGGTCGATATCTGGCGCATCACGGTATATCTGTTATTACCTCTGAGTGTAATCTACGCATTATTCCTTGCCCAGCAGGGGGTTGTGCAATCATTGATGGCTCAAATCAGCGTGCCGGGTTTGAGTGGCGTTGAACAGCATATTCCGCTTGGCCCGGTCGCCTCGCAGGAAGCAATAAAAATGCTGGGTACAAACGGGGGTGGGTATTTTAATGCCAACTCCGCCCATCCTTTCGAAAACCCGACCGCATTAACCAATTTTGTTCAGATGGTCTCCATTTTGTTGATCCCTGCTGCATTATGTATCTGCTTTGGCCGGGTTGCTGGCGATAACCGGGTTGGCTCAGCGTTATTGTGGACGATGGGGATCATGCTGTCAGTCGCGGCGCTGTTGATCATGTGGGCGGAAAGCCAGGGGCATCCGGTGCTTGCGAATTTAGCGGTTGATCAGCAAATGTCGGCTATACAAAGCGGCGGCAATATGGAGGGAAAAGAAACCCGGTTTGGTCTCTGGGCATCCTCGTTGTTTGCCACGATCACGACTGCGGCATCGTGCGGTGCTGTCAATGCGATGCATGATTCACTGACCCCGCTGGGTGGTCTTATCCCAATGGTGTTGATGCAATTGGGGGAAGTGGTGTTTGGCGGTGTCGGGAGTGGCTGGTACGGCATGATGTTATTCGTGTTCCTGACCGTCTTCCTGGCAGGTTTGATGATTGGCCGGACGCCAGAATATCTGGGGAAAAAAATAGAAATCTATGAGATGAAGATGGTGACCATCGGGCTTCTCATTCCTCCTGCTCTCGTGCTGTTAGGCACGGCTCTCGCAGTGATATTACCGCAAGGATTAGTCAGCCTGCAGGAGTCTGGTGCACATGGTTTTTCTGAAATGTTGTATGCCTTTTCTTCTGCGGCGAACAACAACGGCAGTGCTTTCGCCGGACTCAATAGTAATACGCCGTTTATGAATATCACATTAGCTGTGCTGATGTTTGTTGGACGTTTTGGCGTCATGCTTCCTGTATTAGCCATTGCGGGTGCTCTCATCGAAAAACGGCACCAACCAGCCAGTGCCGGTAGTCTGGCCTGTCATGGCCCCTTGTTTGTAGGCATGCTGATCGGTGTGGTGTTACTGATTGGTGCTCTGACATTTATTCCTGCGCTGGCATTAGGTCCGATCGTTGAACATCTGACCCTGTGGCAGACTCATTAAGGGATGACTTTTATGTCTCGTAAACAATTTACTCTGTTTGATCCTGTACTGCTGAAACCAGCCCTGTGGAGTGCGGTGCTGAAGTTAGATCCCCGTGCTCAGTGGCATAATCCGGTGATGATGGTGGTCTGGTGTTGCTGTGTTTTGCTCACCATTGTTTGTGGCGTGCAATTTGCCGGTGACTCCTCGTCGGAAGCCGTCTTCAGTTTGGGGGTAACTGCATGGCTGTGGTTTACGCTGTTGTTTGCCAATCTGGCCGAAGCACTGGCAGAAGGTCGCAGCAAAGCGCAGGCCGCCAGTCTGAAGGGGCTCAAGAAAACGGTTGTTGCGCATAAATTAGCAGCGGCAGAGCATGATGCCGTAAGCCAGCCAGTGCCCGCTGATAGTTTGCGCAAAGGCGATTATGTTCTGGTTTCGGCAGGAGAGGTGATCCCCTATGATGGTGAAGTAATTGAAGGGGTTGCCTCTGTCGATGAAAGTGCCATTACTGGTGAATCAGCCCCGGTGATCCGGGAATCCGGTGGTGATTTCTCTGCTGTGACGGGGGGAACTCGTGTGCTGTCAGATTGGCTGGTGATCGGCTGTACGGTTAATCCCGGAGAAACATTTCTTGATCGTATGATCTCTATGGTGGAAGGTGCTAAACGCCGGAAAACACCGAATGAAATTGCGCTTTCTATCCTTCTGGTTGCGTTGACATTGGTCTTTCTGTTAGCGGTTGTCACGCTGATGCCATTTTCGCAATACAGCGTAAACAGCATGGGGCACGGAGAACCTATATCTGTGACGGTTCTGGTCGCACTGCTGGTTTGCCTGATCCCGACCACGATTGGTGGCTTACTTTCAGCAATTGGTGTGGCTGGTATGAGCCGTATGCTGGCGGCCAATGTGATTGCGACTTCGGGACGTGCAGTTGAAGCAGCGGGTGACATTGATGTGCTGCTGCTGGATAAAACCGGCACTATTACGCTGGGAAACCGTCAGGCCGCTGCATTTTTACCCGCACCAGGAATCAGTGAGCAGGAGTTAGCCAGTGCGGCTCAACTGGCATCTCTGGCGGATGAAACACCGGAAGGACGCAGTATTGTTGTATTGGCAAAACAACGCTTCAACTTACGCGAACACGATATTCATGCATTAGGTGCAACGTTTGTTCCGTTCTCAGCTCAAACCCGGATGAGTGGAGTCAACATTCACGATCGGATGATCCGCAAAGGTTCGGTTGATGCACTACGCCGTCATGTCGCGTCTAACCAGGGGCATTTTCCGCCGGAAGTGGAAAAGCAGGTGGAAGATGTTGCGAAAACCGGTGGCACACCTCTAGTGGTCTCGGAAGGTGCCTGCGTGTTAGGGGTTGTGGCGCTGAAAGACATCGTCAAAGGTGGTATCAAAGAACGCTTTGCTGAGTTGCGCCGGATGGGTATTAAAACAGTCATGATCACCGGTGATAACCGCTTAACAGCAGCAGCTATTGCCGCAGAGGCGGGGGTCGATGATTTTCTGGCGGAAGCAACTCCGGAAGCCAAACTAGCGCTGATCCGCCAGTATCAGGCGGAAGGCCGTCTGGTAGCCATGACCGGCGATGGCACCAACGACGCGCCGGCACTGGCACAGGCTGATGTCGCTGTAGCAATGAACAGTGGCACTCAGGCGGCGAAAGAAGCCGGGAATATGGTCGATCTTGACTCGAACCCGACCAAGCTCATTGAG is a window from the Tolumonas auensis DSM 9187 genome containing:
- a CDS encoding M48 family metallopeptidase, coding for MPEMVIGNLTFQLNRKEIKNLHISVLPPDGFVRVSAPEKMTETAIRMAVISRIPWIKKQQQEFLKQPRQSDREMVSGESHYLWGRRYRLNFNETTGRNEVKVQGSNKLMLCIKPDTPIEKKAALLSSFYRAELKARTEAILSSWLPVIGVSPSDWGIRKMKTKWGSCNTASKRISLNLELAKKPPECLEYILVHELVHLLERHHNERFRSYMDQFLPDWRERRDLLNSLPLAYDRWGY
- a CDS encoding UvrD-helicase domain-containing protein, coding for MNQMNLRKNSDVPVINTEPVKRLTSHPAYNLWGLLPIKISQLILAPGQLLFGNEKKKVVIPLGEILSLQLAQGWFFASLEIKTENKRYQIKGLPGKSLSAFIIEIQRMALEILQHSDEWRSLMQSVKRYKSGMHYFSSHEWQALGSLLPLKHRLRELAIDETFIVLEGNNPIAQLALSISTCEVSEFARKDYNQQVVPKLLGKYGSFFDTIESQPLSQPQRQACVTEEDHTLVVAGAGTGKTSTIIGKAGYLLHSGLAEPDNILLLAFGNKAAGEMTERIALRLPEAHARIRATTFHAFGNQIMAEIQGKKPTLTRFAEQKEELRKFIETVMEQQIIGNTDYKTQLIKYFVCYSTPGRCEYDFENIEAYYEFLESCRLITLKGEFVKSVGELRVANYLHLYSVPYEYEVSYAFNTATVERRRYKPDFYLPNSRLYIEYLGLDRKMRTAPFVNQTAYIEELTWKRHIHQQCGTRLAELYSYQLTEGTLEQDLLSILDAANEPLQLRDMDILLTELRESSLSPWQGFIDLLLRFLGLFKEGQFTFDNINEKFGRVDVGRTQAFLTLFKPIFDAYEQHLKEQSEMDFSDMIAKATQALQDGRFQHHYNYVLVDEFQDLSGGRGRLLQALLESRPNMRLFAVGDDWQSIYRFNGSDLRFFTRFDHRFKPAKMLPLDKSYRFNNRIHELSSMFVTRNPEQLKKQIATHVQVEYPAVRLLDIQEMRESIPPSLSRREQKAEAYALQVRRALKLCSTREQRLNKKSKASVMLIGRYREENMSIMSGIDLNMLGRMFPKLDINYRTAHASKGLEADYVIILGLEKDGFPSTRENDELIDLLLPEPETYVFAEERRLLYVAITRARHYVFMVFDSQNASEFAFEISKMSSKFITMSDKAEIGLWNCPSCESGWLLAKNSHYGRKFYICSLSPACNHTTNSCKQCGSPLLNHPEVLRICANDACQDIEVGCHRCGIGTMVLRKNKNGGTFYGCNRYRQEAADCCYESITNEEYERRLLLATKVTEA
- a CDS encoding HIRAN domain-containing protein; this encodes MFLLFKSKKYEEKITTLESKNIDLKSNLVELESENTILKSKLIELESAIAKSSNKISELTIKLSISNRSNETLKKGLDALNQSANQDIDKQKKIRNEYISAFNIVASEKEALSKKNTKLMDKLNELEQKQLDYSLFFSDKFECLEQKNNFDYSTDYINLHHKLDQQQTLIDNLTRNSVQLKKDKNSAEFELKKYTEEQNKEKERLHKKLDKINEENKTLKALIDSTKKPALSNYFNYGITSPFRIQQEKIETNKTFASLDSTEIMGLLPKELIGTPIKINGVSYQNDDGTSRQQILQHTKTSSHVSLIRDSNNPHDNNAIKVITRDGCIGFIPRDIASKLRSIKIENLTANIHSIGKAEVGLYGASIIIKNI
- a CDS encoding Fic family protein, which gives rise to MSYQPPFQLTHTMTRKVANIGELIGIWKAVNQHQLVVELQRSNRIKTIHASLAVEQNALTLEQVTAVIEGKTVLGLPKEIQEVRNAFRAYETLDQWSPYKLDDMLAAHAVLMFGLVDDAGHWRSTGAGIYRGDRLVHMAPPQSQVPRLMADLFDWLKNSDAHPLIASAAFHYEFEFIHPFSDGNGRIGRLWQTLLLSHWQPMLAYLPVETVIKHRQQDYYQLLTESDQKSDCSAFIEFLLQAIEDSLLEAISIQPDVVLEKTRVETQVKTPEQILLLLQQNPHMTLSEMAVVIGKSVSTVERAVAKLKKQNRLAYHGPKKGGYWMCQ
- a CDS encoding sensor domain-containing diguanylate cyclase, with translation MMPPDDRLTLYKNAIRKMKDGDFFISFPDTTIDSHLRDFENDLIELSAWIDQRFREINKLHEISTEISKGSLLSDIIDQIYHAFQEVIPYDRIGCALISDDGKEVITHWVKTNYQERIKLTRGFSAPLAGSSLELILQTQQPRILNDLEEYLADHPKSNSTRLMVAEGAQSSLTCPLVANEKTIGFIFFSSLEKNTYRDIHQKIFVYIAQQVSLLIERARLYQQVYELNHRLADATALLREQACRDSLTGVYHRGTIMEFLGKNLHAGVRKKKPVSVIMVDVDNFKAISDIYGHIVSDAVLQQVAKTMVHHLRKYDNVGRYGGKEFLIVLDDTDATGAMIVAERIRHAISRLKLGSGDEAFSVTVSMGISTTDNVTSIKNEESLLSEADKALYHAKEEGKNQVVIA
- the kdpF gene encoding K(+)-transporting ATPase subunit F produces the protein MAFVLWLAGFMAAAVFVYLVYALIRAEEF
- the kdpA gene encoding potassium-transporting ATPase subunit KdpA; the encoded protein is MFSSGVALLTSYMLVLLLLAWPLGIALTRLVDDRLPLWLIRVESHIKFLENSQMKWQTYAAAILVFNLLGAALLFLLMLFQGSLPLNPLHLPDVSPLLAMNTAISFITNTNWQAYAGETTLSPLSQMLGLTVHNFLSAANGIAVAFVLMRALTRTGSQQLGNAWVDIWRITVYLLLPLSVIYALFLAQQGVVQSLMAQISVPGLSGVEQHIPLGPVASQEAIKMLGTNGGGYFNANSAHPFENPTALTNFVQMVSILLIPAALCICFGRVAGDNRVGSALLWTMGIMLSVAALLIMWAESQGHPVLANLAVDQQMSAIQSGGNMEGKETRFGLWASSLFATITTAASCGAVNAMHDSLTPLGGLIPMVLMQLGEVVFGGVGSGWYGMMLFVFLTVFLAGLMIGRTPEYLGKKIEIYEMKMVTIGLLIPPALVLLGTALAVILPQGLVSLQESGAHGFSEMLYAFSSAANNNGSAFAGLNSNTPFMNITLAVLMFVGRFGVMLPVLAIAGALIEKRHQPASAGSLACHGPLFVGMLIGVVLLIGALTFIPALALGPIVEHLTLWQTH